In the genome of Denticeps clupeoides chromosome 13, fDenClu1.1, whole genome shotgun sequence, one region contains:
- the stap2b gene encoding signal-transducing adaptor protein 2b isoform X1: protein MAARPRRHRAQLPACYHEGYLEKRTFRDKTSRKLWACLCGNALFFFNTSTENEYIEKIDLSNLTSVTDDCSRDRNLEAGRLNLHLKEGDVKITVPSLEARELWKGYILSVWQLSVPSSLNLLPGQIHMMREVVESEKQRRRSVPTSPLASNVQADAECPFYVAVLSDMPACFRRVSRSEAEVLLDRYPEHGNMLLRPGRDGESFAVTTRQDLSTHANQSDVKRVLQPVFRHYRVTRKHEGGFAIDVEHPILCSSLHDVINYLFEKTSGALKPFIMDETYEKKITYVHENEESGEQSVQSVVTMPRVPPKPEQKQRLQCETENMNFYLNEPRASVSDEDQEVAVMKPPSPQARSGPEKKALMPPAVGILAASRICATPETQDKRSSMVADSSFKEELARRLKIRANQQ from the exons ATGGCGGCTCGACCTCGTCGACACAGAGCCCAGCTCCCAGCCTGTTATCACGAGGGCTACCTGGAGAAAAGAACCTTCAGAGATAAG ACTTCACGGAAGCTGTGGGCATGCCTGTGTGGAAACGCCCTGTTCTTCTTCAACACCAGCACGGAAAATGAG TACATTGAAAAAATTGACCTGAGCAACCTGACCTCTGTGACCGATGACTGCAGCCGAGATCGAAACCTGGAAGCCGGCAGACTTAATCTCCACTTGAAGGAGGGCGATGTCAAGATCACA GTACCGAGCCTCGAGGCTCGTGAGTTGTGGAAAGGCTACATTCTCTCAGTGTGGCAG CTGTCCGTGCCCAGCTCACTGAACCTGCTCCCAGGCCAGATACACATGATGAGGGAAGTGGTGGAGAGTGAGAAGCAGAGGCGCAGGTCCGTCCCGACTTCTCCCCTCGCTAGTAACGTCCAGGCGGACGCCGAGTGTCCCTTCTACGTCGCTGTGTTATCAGACATGCCTGC atgctTCCGTCGGGTGTCTCGGTCAGAGGCTGAGGTGCTGTTGGACAGATACCCTGAACATGGGAACATGCTGCTACGCCCAGGCAGAGATGGTGAATCTTTTGCTGTCACCACACGCCAAGACCTCAGCACGCATGCCAACCAATCAGATGTGAAGAGAGTGCTTCA GCCGGTGTTCAGACATTACCGCGTGACGCGAAAGCATGAAGGTGGATTTGCCATTGATGTGGAGCACCCA ATTCTTTGCTCTTCACTCCATGATGTTATCAACTATCTGTTTGAGAAGACATCCGGAGCATTGAAGCCATTTATTATGGATGAAACGTATGAGAAGAAAATAA ccTATGTTCACGAAAATGAAGAGAGTGGTGAGCAGAGTGTCCAGTCTGTTGTAACCATGCCTAGGGTTCCACCCAAACCAG AGCAAAAGCAGCGGCTGCAGTGTGAAACCGAGAACATGAACTTCTACCTGAATGAACCAC GTGCAAGTGTTTCTGACGAAGACCAGGAAGTAGCAGTCATGAAACCTCCAAGTCCTCAGGCAAGGTCAG GACCAGAAAAGAAAGCTCTGATGCCCCCTGCAGTGGGCATACTCGCCGCATCCCGTATTTGTGCCACCCCTGAGACCCAGGACAAGAGGAGTTCGATGGTGGCAGACTCCTCGTTCAAAG aggAGCTAGCTCGGAGACTGAAGATACGGGCAAATCAACAATGA
- the stap2b gene encoding signal-transducing adaptor protein 2b isoform X2, with protein sequence MAARPRRHRAQLPACYHEGYLEKRTFRDKTSRKLWACLCGNALFFFNTSTENEYIEKIDLSNLTSVTDDCSRDRNLEAGRLNLHLKEGDVKITVPSLEARELWKGYILSVWQLSVPSSLNLLPGQIHMMREVVESEKQRRRSVPTSPLASNVQADAECPFYVAVLSDMPACFRRVSRSEAEVLLDRYPEHGNMLLRPGRDGESFAVTTRQDLSTHANQSDVKRVLQPVFRHYRVTRKHEGGFAIDVEHPILCSSLHDVINYLFEKTSGALKPFIMDETYEKKITYVHENEESGEQSVQSVVTMPRVPPKPEQKQRLQCETENMNFYLNEPRASVSDEDQEVAVMKPPSPQARTRKESSDAPCSGHTRRIPYLCHP encoded by the exons ATGGCGGCTCGACCTCGTCGACACAGAGCCCAGCTCCCAGCCTGTTATCACGAGGGCTACCTGGAGAAAAGAACCTTCAGAGATAAG ACTTCACGGAAGCTGTGGGCATGCCTGTGTGGAAACGCCCTGTTCTTCTTCAACACCAGCACGGAAAATGAG TACATTGAAAAAATTGACCTGAGCAACCTGACCTCTGTGACCGATGACTGCAGCCGAGATCGAAACCTGGAAGCCGGCAGACTTAATCTCCACTTGAAGGAGGGCGATGTCAAGATCACA GTACCGAGCCTCGAGGCTCGTGAGTTGTGGAAAGGCTACATTCTCTCAGTGTGGCAG CTGTCCGTGCCCAGCTCACTGAACCTGCTCCCAGGCCAGATACACATGATGAGGGAAGTGGTGGAGAGTGAGAAGCAGAGGCGCAGGTCCGTCCCGACTTCTCCCCTCGCTAGTAACGTCCAGGCGGACGCCGAGTGTCCCTTCTACGTCGCTGTGTTATCAGACATGCCTGC atgctTCCGTCGGGTGTCTCGGTCAGAGGCTGAGGTGCTGTTGGACAGATACCCTGAACATGGGAACATGCTGCTACGCCCAGGCAGAGATGGTGAATCTTTTGCTGTCACCACACGCCAAGACCTCAGCACGCATGCCAACCAATCAGATGTGAAGAGAGTGCTTCA GCCGGTGTTCAGACATTACCGCGTGACGCGAAAGCATGAAGGTGGATTTGCCATTGATGTGGAGCACCCA ATTCTTTGCTCTTCACTCCATGATGTTATCAACTATCTGTTTGAGAAGACATCCGGAGCATTGAAGCCATTTATTATGGATGAAACGTATGAGAAGAAAATAA ccTATGTTCACGAAAATGAAGAGAGTGGTGAGCAGAGTGTCCAGTCTGTTGTAACCATGCCTAGGGTTCCACCCAAACCAG AGCAAAAGCAGCGGCTGCAGTGTGAAACCGAGAACATGAACTTCTACCTGAATGAACCAC GTGCAAGTGTTTCTGACGAAGACCAGGAAGTAGCAGTCATGAAACCTCCAAGTCCTCAGGCAAG GACCAGAAAAGAAAGCTCTGATGCCCCCTGCAGTGGGCATACTCGCCGCATCCCGTATTTGTGCCACCCCTGA
- the mpnd gene encoding MPN domain-containing protein, producing the protein MGSEPPLSPLVLEEGGDEEDEELSGGEEADLRVSTGGRGSLLTRRGITLRVLLKDGLVEPGDGVLSIHYLGKKFVGDLLCDGKIRWVETGQIFNSPSAWATHCKRLVNPAKKSGCGWASVRYRGQKLVQYKTSWLHKYQPSADMSLASEGEDDELGDEDEEDGKAAVTIEEKSRKNKPELHDISLIQKRGDRDRVPVRYCNLGTRDAARDSHTLVELSAFSAINRFQPFNVAVSSNVLLLMDFHCHLTTSEVVGYLGGRWDTNTQLLTVLRAFPCRTRLADRDSAPAVEEDICQNLFMRGLSLVGWYHSHPRSPALPSLQDIDSQMDHQLRLQGSNNGFQPCLGIICGPYYHGNQGVASTITPFWVVPPPEQRPNDYGIPVAVEVTYVQDNFLTSDVLNEMMLLVEFYKGAPDLVQFNQFWSPDTTVLDKIKGSLSGHAPKDQAYSQILEHVYNQLSSTH; encoded by the exons ATGG GTTCAGAACCACCCCTGTCCCCACTGGTGCTGGAGGAAGGAGGggatgaggaagacgaggaacTGAGCGGAGGAGAGGAAGCCGACCTGAGGGTCTCGACGGGGGGACGCGGCTCTTTGCTCACCCGGCGGGGCATAACCCTGAGGGTCCTTCTGAAGGACGGGCTGGTGGAGCCTGGGGACGGCGTGCTGTCCATTCACTACCTG GGTAAGAAGTTTGTGGGAGATCTGCTATGTGATGGGAAGATTCGATGGGTGGAAACAGGACAAATTTTCAACTCACCCAGTGCCTGGGCCACACACTGCAAGCGTCTGGTCAACCCTGCGAAGAAATCTGGCTGTGGATGGGCATCTGTGCGCTATCGGGGTCAAAAGCTAGTGCAATACAAGACCAGCTGGTTGCACAAGTACCAACCAAGTGCAGACATG AGTCTGGCCAGTGAGGGAGAGGATGATGAACTTGGAgacgaggatgaggaagatggGAAGGCTGCTGTAACGATAGAGGAAAAGAGCCGAAAAAACAAGCCTGAACTACACG ATATCAGCCTAATCCAGAAGAggggagacagagacagagttCCGGTCAGATACTGTAACCTGGGCACCAGAGACGCGGCAAG GGACTCTCACACTCTAGTGGAGCTGTCGGCTTTCTCTGCCATCAACAGGTTCCAGCCCTTCAACGTCGCCGTGTCCAGCAACGTGCTGCTGCTCATG GATTTCCACTGTCACCTGACCACGAGCGAGGTGGTGGGGTATCTGGGAGGACGATGGGACACTAACACGCAGT TACTGACCGTTTTGAGGGCGTTCCCCTGCCGAACACGACTGGCTGACCGAGACTCTGCACCAGCTGTTGAGGAAGAT ATTTGTCAGAACCTGTTCATGAGAGGCCTGTCCCTGGTCGGATGGTACCACAGCCATCCGCGAAGCCCCGCCCTCCCATCACTTCAGGATATTGACTCTCAGATGGACCATCAACTGCGTCTACAGGGCAGTAACAATGGCTTCCAGCCCTGCCTTGGCATCATCTGTG GACCCTACTACCATGGAAACCAAGGTGTGGCATCAACTATAACACCCTTCTGGGTGGTCCCTCCACCTGAG CAACGGCCTAATGACTATGGCATCCCAGTAGCTGTGGAGGTGACCTACGTTCAAGACAACTTCCTAACCAGTGACGTCCTCAATGAAATG ATGCTGCTGGTGGAATTTTACAAGGGAGCACCTGACCTGGTCCAGTTCAACCAGTTCTGGAGTCCTGATACCACTGTCCTGGATAAAATTAAA GGTTCTCTGAGTGGCCACGCTCCCAAGGACCAGGCCTACTCCCAGATCTTAGAGCACGTCTACAACCAGCTGAGCAGCACACACTAA